In one Heteronotia binoei isolate CCM8104 ecotype False Entrance Well chromosome 1, APGP_CSIRO_Hbin_v1, whole genome shotgun sequence genomic region, the following are encoded:
- the SLC30A10 gene encoding calcium/manganese antiporter SLC30A10 — protein sequence MGRYTGKTCRLSVMLVLTGAFFVAELVSGYVGNSIALVSDSFSMLSDLIALCVGLATGRISRRRRRSPRASFGYERAEVVGALSNAVFLAALYFAILVEALQRLARPEPISDAALILVVGALGLGVNVLGLLVFQNWAACCPPCCCPPRRKDSPPSREDEHPHGGPAFAAPEGAPGGSNRHGQGAAEAWSVDQAGDSINTQKKVEEEVIKKKQKKSEALNIRGVLLHVMGDALGSVIVVVAASIFYVLPLDEQTPCNWQCYIDPSLTIIMVIIILTSAFPLIKETAVILLQMVPKNVNMQILANKLSEVPGVNSIHEVHVWELVSGKNIATLHVKCHTTSDYQEASYRMREVFHEAGVHSVTIQPEYTDHKSPEILCSAPCISKTCDPQLCCSQQEATFVQVGNGYNDKNGSITPSLKKAYKKDSVEIPVEPMWAEDVVKKDKYKKNTSNETGNSRPYVCSTRF from the exons ATGGGCCGGTACACTGGCAAGACGTGCCGCCTAAGCGTCATGCTGGTGCTGACGGGCGCCTTCTTCGTGGCCGAGCTGGTGTCGGGCTACGTGGGCAACTCCATCGCACTGGTGTCGGACTCCTTCAGCATGCTCTCCGACCTGATCGCGCTGTGCGTGGGCCTGGCCACGGGGCGCATCTCGCGCCGCCGGCGCCGCAGCCCGCGGGCCTCCTTCGGCTACGAGCGCGCCGAGGTGGTGGGCGCCCTCAGCAACGCCGTCTTCCTCGCCGCCCTTTACTTCGCCATCCTGGTGGAGGCGCTGCAGCGGCTGGCGCGCCCCGAGCCCATCAGCGACGCGGCCCTCATTCTGGTGGTGGGCGCGCTGGGCCTGGGCGTCAACGTGCTGGGGCTGCTCGTCTTCCAGAACTGGGCCGCTTGCTgccccccctgctgctgcccgcCCCGCCGCAAGGACTCGCCTCCCAGCCGCGAAGACGAACACCCCCACGGCGGCCCTGCCTTCGCCGCCCCGGAGGGGGCGCCGGGAGGGTCAAACCGCCACGGCCAGGGGGCTGCGGAGGCCTGGAGCGTGGACCAAGCAG GTGACTCCATAAATACCCAGAAGAAGGTTGAGGAAGAGGTGATAAAGAAAAAACAGAAGAAGTCTGAAGCTTTGAATATCAGAG GTGTTCTTTTGCATGTGATGGGAGATGCCCTTGGCTCAGTTATTGTTGTGGTTGCTGCATCAATATTCTATGTGCTTCCACTGGATGAGCAGACCCCTTGTAACTGGCAGTGCTACATTGATCCTAGTCTCACCATCATTATGGTGATCATCATTCTGACTTCAGCCTTCCCACTTATCAAGGAGACAGCAGTAATCTTGTTGCAGATGGTTCCCAAGAATGTCAATATGCAAATTCTGG CAAACAAACTATCGGAAGTGCCAGGCGTTAACAGCATTCATGAGGTGCATGTTTGGGAGCTTGTCAGTGGAAAGAATATTGCCACCCTCCACGTCAAATGTCACACCACTTCCGATTACCAAGAGGCATCTTATAGAATGAGAGAGGTGTTCCATGAAGCGGGGGTCCATTCAGTGACCATCCAACCAGAGTACACAGACCACAAGAGTCCCGAAATCCTGTGCAGTGCCCCCTGTATCTCCAAAACTTGTGATCCCCAGTTGTGTTGTAGCCAACAAGAAGCAACCTTTGTCCAAGTAGGGAATGGCTACAATGACAAAAATGGCAGCATCACCCCATCACTGAAGAAAGCCTATAAAAAAGATTCAGTGGAAATTCCTGTTGAACCCATGTGGGCAGAAGATGTTGTCAAAAAGGACAAGTATAAAAAGAACACTTCCAATGAAACTGGCAATAGCAGGCCATATGTATGCAGTACACGATTTTAG